In the genome of Myxococcus stipitatus, one region contains:
- the ybeY gene encoding rRNA maturation RNase YbeY produces MRLRKGKVIPRDDGKRIEEFVGAATTGTDSASVARMLAPPGWSEPAQRPEFDEVVLVLKGELTLVVEGRRERIAAGEVGLVPRGKRVVYRNDGKGACDYWSICAPAFKPERAHIEPPAPRAQENVVTVQVAHTQGKEWGRQLTAWSRDYLRRLSLTDCELSLSVVDDRAIRRLNRTWRDKDKATDVLSFPAGELPRGTPGPRPLGDVVISLDTAKRQAKEYGRTLESEMARYLAHGLLHLLGHDHERPRDAKRMAALEEELLGERGMVADSLQVDAKARRARSLM; encoded by the coding sequence GATGACGGCAAGCGCATCGAGGAGTTCGTGGGCGCGGCGACCACGGGCACGGATTCAGCGTCGGTGGCGCGGATGCTCGCGCCCCCCGGCTGGTCCGAGCCCGCGCAGCGGCCGGAGTTCGACGAGGTCGTCCTCGTTCTCAAGGGTGAGCTGACGCTGGTGGTGGAAGGCCGCCGGGAGCGCATCGCCGCGGGCGAGGTGGGCCTGGTGCCGCGCGGCAAGCGCGTGGTGTATCGCAACGACGGCAAGGGCGCGTGTGACTACTGGTCCATCTGCGCTCCCGCCTTCAAGCCGGAGCGGGCGCACATCGAGCCGCCCGCGCCCCGCGCGCAGGAGAACGTGGTGACGGTGCAGGTGGCGCACACGCAGGGCAAGGAGTGGGGCCGGCAGCTGACGGCGTGGTCTCGCGACTACCTGCGACGGCTGTCGCTGACCGACTGCGAGCTGTCCCTGTCCGTGGTGGATGACCGGGCCATCCGTCGCCTCAACCGCACCTGGCGGGACAAGGACAAGGCGACGGACGTGCTGAGCTTCCCCGCGGGAGAGCTGCCCCGGGGGACGCCGGGCCCGCGTCCGCTTGGGGACGTGGTCATCTCGCTGGACACGGCGAAGCGGCAGGCGAAGGAGTACGGCCGCACGCTGGAGTCGGAGATGGCGCGTTATCTGGCGCACGGCCTGCTGCATCTGTTGGGTCATGACCATGAGCGTCCTCGCGACGCGAAGCGGATGGCCGCGCTGGAAGAAGAGCTCCTGGGCGAGCGAGGTATGGTGGCGGACTCTCTCCAGGTGGATGCGAAGGCCCGGAGGGCGAGAAGTCTGATGTAG
- the lysS gene encoding lysine--tRNA ligase, translated as MADDQNNDLGSKEQEIYDQRLEKAAKWREAGFNPYGNGHRPQHLAADILAKHADDTAESLEQTPVTYDVAGRLVAMRSFGKAAFIKLRDRSGEIQIHMKKDALAETYEVFKLCDLGDFLSATGTLFRSKTGELTLAATKFSPLTKSLRPMPEKWHGLTDVEIRYRQRYLDLVSNPDVKQTFLRRNKLIRFIRDFLDARDFVEVETPMMHPLVSGAAARPFTTHHNALDIDLYMRIAPELYLKRLVVGGLERVYEVNRNFRNEGISTRHNPEFTMLEFYQAYATYEDLMDLSEEMISEAAKAVTGDTKVKYGEHVLDFGKGWKRISMTEAIREGVGGALTDKDMSDPDKLRHELLKTTRGEAERRAIETMNHGELVGALFEAHVEHTLIHPTFITHFPTAVSPLARRSDQNPDFADRFELYVAGREIANAFSELNDPLDQKGRFLAQLDAKKRGQQETMDYDEDYIRALEHGMPPTAGQGIGIDRLAMLFTDSQSIRDVILFPLLKPLAK; from the coding sequence ATGGCTGACGACCAGAACAACGACCTGGGCTCGAAGGAGCAGGAAATCTACGACCAGCGGCTGGAGAAGGCCGCGAAGTGGCGGGAGGCGGGCTTCAACCCGTATGGCAACGGCCACCGCCCTCAGCACCTCGCCGCGGACATCCTCGCGAAACACGCCGACGACACCGCCGAGTCTCTCGAGCAGACGCCCGTCACGTACGACGTCGCCGGCCGCCTCGTCGCGATGCGCTCGTTCGGCAAGGCCGCCTTCATCAAGCTGAGAGATCGCTCCGGCGAGATCCAGATCCACATGAAGAAGGACGCGCTGGCGGAGACCTACGAGGTCTTCAAGCTGTGCGACCTGGGTGACTTCCTCTCCGCCACGGGCACGTTGTTCCGCTCGAAGACGGGCGAGTTGACGCTGGCCGCGACGAAGTTCTCGCCGCTCACCAAGTCCCTGCGCCCGATGCCCGAGAAGTGGCACGGCCTGACGGACGTGGAGATCCGCTACCGCCAGCGCTACCTGGACCTCGTGTCCAACCCGGACGTGAAGCAGACCTTCCTCCGGCGCAACAAGCTCATCCGCTTCATCCGCGACTTCCTCGACGCGCGGGACTTCGTCGAGGTGGAGACGCCGATGATGCACCCGCTCGTGTCGGGTGCGGCGGCGCGGCCCTTCACCACGCACCACAACGCGCTCGACATCGACCTGTACATGCGCATCGCTCCAGAGCTGTACCTGAAGCGACTGGTGGTGGGCGGCCTGGAGCGCGTCTACGAGGTGAACCGGAACTTCCGCAACGAGGGCATCAGCACCCGGCACAACCCCGAGTTCACGATGCTCGAGTTCTATCAGGCGTACGCCACGTACGAAGACCTGATGGACCTGAGCGAGGAGATGATCTCCGAGGCGGCCAAGGCCGTCACCGGCGACACGAAGGTGAAGTACGGCGAGCACGTGCTCGACTTCGGCAAGGGCTGGAAGCGCATCTCCATGACGGAGGCCATCCGCGAGGGCGTGGGCGGCGCGCTGACCGACAAGGACATGTCGGACCCCGACAAGCTCCGCCACGAGCTGCTCAAGACGACGCGCGGCGAGGCCGAGCGCCGGGCCATCGAGACGATGAACCACGGGGAGCTGGTGGGCGCGCTCTTCGAGGCCCACGTCGAGCACACCCTGATTCATCCCACCTTCATCACCCATTTCCCCACCGCGGTCTCCCCGCTGGCCCGCAGGAGCGACCAGAACCCGGACTTCGCGGACCGCTTCGAGCTGTACGTGGCCGGGCGCGAAATCGCGAACGCGTTCTCCGAGCTGAACGACCCCCTGGACCAGAAGGGGCGCTTCCTGGCCCAGCTCGACGCGAAGAAGCGCGGCCAGCAGGAGACGATGGACTACGACGAGGACTACATCCGAGCACTCGAGCACGGCATGCCGCCCACGGCCGGCCAGGGAATCGGGATTGATCGGCTCGCGATGTTGTTCACGGATTCTCAGAGCATCCGCGACGTCATCCTGTTCCCACTCCTCAAGCCACTGGCGAAGTAG
- the prfB gene encoding peptide chain release factor 2 (programmed frameshift), translating to MANDSMEKINGLRERVLALRGHLDLDRKRSRIALIERDSTLPNFWDDNTKAQAMLKEKSTLELSVGAYDKVMRGLDDAQTLLELAAEAADEATAQEAEASLEGLDAEVAKLELARMLSGEQDRSSCFMDINAGAGGTDSMDWAAMLLRMYSRYCEAKGWKVEISDEVPGEEAGFKNVSLRIEGDFAYGYLKAEVGVHRLVRISPFDANARRQTAFASVDVYPEVDDTIQIDIPEKDIELKFIRGGGAGGQKVNKTSSTAQLRHLPTGIIITCQTERSQSANKDMAFKILRGRLYELEMKKREAARDAAEAAKKDISFGSQIRSYVLAPYRMAKDLRTGVETGNVDSVLDGDLEEFITAQLLGVKNPNRNAALD from the exons ATGGCGAACGATTCGATGGAGAAGATCAACGGCCTCAGGGAGCGCGTGTTGGCGCTCCGGGGGCATCTT GACCTGGACCGCAAGCGGTCCCGCATTGCGTTGATTGAGCGTGACAGCACGCTGCCGAACTTCTGGGACGACAACACCAAGGCCCAGGCGATGTTGAAGGAGAAGTCCACGCTGGAGCTCAGCGTCGGCGCCTACGACAAGGTGATGCGCGGCCTGGATGACGCGCAGACGCTGCTGGAGCTGGCGGCGGAGGCCGCGGACGAGGCCACGGCCCAGGAGGCGGAGGCCTCGCTGGAGGGGCTGGACGCCGAGGTCGCGAAGCTGGAGCTGGCGCGCATGCTGTCCGGCGAGCAGGACCGCAGCAGCTGCTTCATGGACATCAACGCCGGCGCCGGTGGCACCGACTCGATGGACTGGGCGGCGATGCTGCTGCGCATGTACTCGCGCTACTGCGAGGCCAAGGGCTGGAAGGTCGAGATCAGCGACGAGGTGCCGGGCGAAGAGGCGGGCTTCAAGAACGTCTCGCTGCGCATCGAGGGCGACTTCGCCTACGGCTACCTCAAGGCCGAGGTGGGCGTGCACCGGCTGGTGCGCATCTCCCCGTTCGACGCCAACGCGCGGCGCCAGACGGCGTTTGCTTCAGTGGACGTCTATCCGGAGGTCGACGACACGATTCAAATCGACATCCCGGAGAAGGACATCGAGCTGAAGTTCATCCGCGGCGGCGGCGCCGGTGGACAGAAGGTGAACAAGACGTCCTCCACCGCGCAGCTGCGCCACCTGCCCACGGGCATCATCATCACCTGCCAGACGGAGCGCTCGCAGTCGGCCAACAAGGACATGGCCTTCAAGATCCTGCGCGGCCGCCTGTACGAGCTGGAGATGAAGAAGCGCGAGGCCGCGCGCGACGCCGCCGAGGCCGCGAAGAAGGACATCTCCTTCGGCTCGCAGATCCGCTCCTACGTCCTGGCCCCCTACCGCATGGCGAAGGACCTGCGCACCGGCGTGGAGACGGGCAACGTGGACTCCGTGCTGGATGGCGACCTGGAGGAGTTCATCACCGCGCAGCTGTTGGGCGTGAAGAACCCCAACCGCAACGCGGCGTTGGACTGA
- a CDS encoding zf-HC2 domain-containing protein: MSGFHRKLPDVDPRMNHREARALFLALADDELPAPQAQAVRSHLDGCDECRHGWEGYSRTVRRLQNVEREKAPPALASVVMTRVRRQRRFGLRGLHMAHMQHRFPVEILIPILLAVAVAAFLVLAAP, encoded by the coding sequence ATGAGTGGTTTCCATCGCAAACTTCCAGACGTGGACCCGCGGATGAACCACCGCGAGGCGAGGGCCCTGTTCCTCGCGCTCGCCGACGACGAGCTGCCTGCCCCTCAGGCGCAGGCGGTGCGCTCGCACCTGGATGGCTGCGATGAGTGCCGCCACGGGTGGGAGGGATATTCGCGCACGGTGCGACGTCTTCAAAACGTGGAGCGGGAGAAGGCGCCGCCCGCGCTGGCCTCGGTGGTGATGACTCGCGTGCGTCGGCAGCGGCGCTTCGGTCTGCGGGGCCTGCACATGGCTCATATGCAGCACCGCTTCCCCGTTGAAATCCTCATCCCCATCCTGCTCGCCGTGGCCGTGGCCGCCTTCCTGGTGTTGGCGGCCCCCTGA
- a CDS encoding sigma-70 family RNA polymerase sigma factor: MQPGGVLEIGQDGSAGAAAEARRDDAALLARLRQGDSDAFEQLVHLHQDRLYDFCVRMVGDREEAHDLVQEIFVSVHQNVRRFREDSRLSTWLFRITKNHCINRLKYLKRRGRGRSEEYDEASASWVDGPGAPPTPDVALESARERARVQWAISQLDTDARMLVVLRDIEGLSYDEIVDITELPEGTVKSRLHRAREKLANLLGRLEP, translated from the coding sequence GTGCAACCGGGCGGGGTGCTCGAAATCGGACAGGACGGGTCCGCTGGCGCGGCGGCCGAGGCTCGGCGCGACGACGCGGCGCTGCTGGCCCGGCTGCGTCAGGGCGACTCCGACGCCTTCGAGCAGCTGGTGCACCTGCACCAGGACCGGCTCTACGACTTCTGCGTCCGCATGGTGGGCGACCGGGAGGAGGCGCATGACCTGGTGCAGGAGATCTTCGTCAGCGTGCACCAGAACGTCCGCCGCTTCCGCGAGGACTCCCGGCTGTCCACCTGGCTGTTCCGCATCACCAAGAACCACTGCATCAACCGGCTGAAGTACCTGAAGCGCCGGGGCCGGGGCCGCTCGGAGGAGTACGACGAGGCGAGCGCTTCCTGGGTGGACGGCCCGGGGGCCCCGCCCACGCCCGATGTCGCGCTGGAGTCCGCGCGCGAGCGGGCCCGGGTGCAGTGGGCCATCTCCCAGCTCGACACCGACGCGCGCATGCTGGTGGTGCTGCGCGACATCGAAGGGCTGAGCTACGACGAAATCGTGGACATCACGGAGCTGCCCGAGGGCACGGTGAAGAGCCGGCTCCACCGGGCGCGTGAAAAGCTGGCGAACCTCCTGGGGCGGCTTGAGCCATGA
- a CDS encoding DUF4105 domain-containing protein, giving the protein MLRLSLIVLCLLGSLLAAPARAQTNAVPPWGTGESQAEDLVVSLVTFSPGDDVPSWWGHGSLVVEDRRLGVARVYNYGMFSFDDAMLARFAMGRLEFWVGQARVDGTYRYYRAEDRDVRIQELNLTMEQRLQVSKRLADNVLPENREYLYHHYNDNCVTRLRDMIDVATGGQLREADRAPGRMTLREHTRRYTAPNPPMSVLLDFMMNDEIDRPITRWEEAFLPDELEAQVASLQVKDAQGQSRPLVARQWNYYLSPDRARPPAEPPPWGPWILALGLALGGGALGLAAWARQGSRLARVVLGLENALLGLVLGIPGTALFVMGWVTDHTVTYRNENLFLANPLTLMAVPWGISLMRGKNPKTRARLFKLWGVLAALGVLGVVLKVLPPFDQDNWRLIALILPISLGLAGAFGLDRLLARFTGAARVSAPRDEAVVSLKSP; this is encoded by the coding sequence ATGCTCCGCTTGTCGCTCATCGTCCTTTGCCTGCTCGGCTCGTTGCTCGCGGCGCCCGCTCGTGCGCAAACGAACGCCGTGCCGCCCTGGGGAACGGGCGAGAGTCAGGCCGAGGACCTTGTCGTCTCGCTGGTGACCTTCAGTCCGGGCGATGACGTGCCGTCCTGGTGGGGCCACGGCTCGCTCGTGGTGGAGGACCGCCGGCTGGGCGTGGCCCGTGTCTACAACTACGGGATGTTCTCCTTCGACGACGCGATGCTGGCCCGCTTCGCGATGGGGCGCCTGGAGTTCTGGGTGGGCCAGGCCCGGGTGGACGGCACCTACCGCTACTACCGCGCCGAGGACCGGGACGTCCGCATCCAGGAGCTGAACCTGACGATGGAGCAGCGGCTCCAGGTCTCCAAGCGGCTGGCCGACAACGTCCTGCCCGAGAATCGCGAGTATCTGTATCACCACTACAACGACAACTGTGTCACGCGACTGCGCGACATGATTGACGTGGCCACCGGTGGCCAGCTCCGCGAGGCCGACCGGGCTCCGGGGCGGATGACGCTGCGCGAGCACACGCGGCGCTACACGGCGCCGAACCCGCCCATGAGCGTGCTGCTCGACTTCATGATGAACGACGAAATCGACCGCCCCATCACTCGCTGGGAGGAGGCCTTCCTCCCGGACGAGCTGGAGGCGCAGGTGGCGTCGCTTCAGGTGAAGGACGCACAGGGCCAGTCGAGGCCCCTGGTGGCGCGGCAGTGGAACTACTACCTGTCTCCCGACCGCGCGCGTCCTCCCGCGGAGCCGCCCCCTTGGGGGCCGTGGATTCTGGCGCTGGGCCTGGCGCTGGGCGGCGGGGCGCTCGGGCTCGCGGCCTGGGCGCGGCAGGGAAGCCGGCTGGCGCGAGTGGTCCTGGGGCTGGAGAACGCGCTCCTCGGGCTGGTGCTGGGGATTCCCGGAACGGCCCTCTTCGTCATGGGGTGGGTGACCGACCACACGGTGACGTACCGCAACGAGAACCTGTTCCTGGCCAACCCGTTGACGCTGATGGCGGTGCCCTGGGGCATCTCGCTCATGCGGGGCAAGAACCCGAAGACGCGCGCGCGCCTGTTCAAGCTCTGGGGCGTGCTGGCGGCGCTAGGGGTGTTGGGGGTGGTGCTCAAGGTCCTGCCGCCCTTCGACCAGGACAACTGGCGGCTCATCGCGCTCATCCTCCCCATCTCCCTGGGGCTGGCGGGGGCGTTCGGCCTGGACCGGCTCCTGGCGCGTTTCACGGGCGCGGCCCGCGTGTCAGCACCACGGGACGAGGCCGTGGTTTCGCTCAAGTCCCCCTGA